In Vagococcus luciliae, one genomic interval encodes:
- the thiD gene encoding bifunctional hydroxymethylpyrimidine kinase/phosphomethylpyrimidine kinase, producing the protein MTINQTPQVVTIAGSDSGGGAGIQADLKTFQARDVFGMSIVVALTAQNTLGVQSSLPIPCDFVAEQFDSLAADFHIRACKTGMLADKEHVQVVVQKLKEVDFGPLIVDPVMIAKGGHSLLKREAVDCIKKELLPLATVLTPNIPEAEVLVQQDIKTSEDMIQAAYDLQQMGVKNVVIKGGHSSDILAKDFVLLENGETFWMSSKRIETIKTHGTGDTFSSCIAAEIAKGKSVKEAIQIAKSFIQGAIEQEIFVGHGHGPTNHWAIPAQDILID; encoded by the coding sequence ATGACAATTAATCAAACCCCTCAAGTAGTAACCATTGCTGGAAGTGATTCAGGTGGTGGTGCAGGCATTCAAGCAGACTTAAAGACATTTCAAGCAAGAGATGTTTTTGGTATGAGTATTGTTGTTGCCTTGACTGCACAAAATACATTAGGTGTACAAAGTAGTCTACCGATACCATGTGACTTTGTTGCGGAACAATTTGATTCTTTGGCAGCAGATTTTCATATACGCGCATGTAAAACAGGGATGCTAGCAGATAAAGAGCATGTTCAAGTTGTTGTTCAAAAATTGAAGGAAGTTGATTTTGGACCATTGATTGTTGATCCAGTTATGATTGCAAAAGGAGGGCACTCTTTACTTAAAAGAGAAGCAGTAGATTGTATCAAGAAAGAGTTACTACCTCTAGCAACTGTTTTAACACCAAATATTCCAGAAGCAGAAGTGTTAGTTCAACAAGATATTAAAACAAGTGAAGACATGATTCAAGCCGCATATGACTTGCAACAAATGGGGGTCAAAAATGTGGTGATAAAAGGAGGCCACTCATCTGATATTTTAGCGAAAGATTTTGTCTTACTTGAAAATGGCGAGACATTTTGGATGAGTTCAAAACGGATTGAAACAATTAAAACGCATGGAACAGGCGATACGTTCTCATCATGTATTGCAGCAGAAATAGCAAAGGGCAAGTCGGTTAAAGAAGCTATACAAATTGCCAAAAGTTTTATTCAAGGAGCGATTGAACAAGAAATTTTTGTTGGTCATGGTCATGGGCCAACAAATCATTGGGCAATACCTGCACAAGATATTTTAATTGATTAA
- a CDS encoding LPXTG cell wall anchor domain-containing protein, with the protein MKKLVLGTVIMASLLVGQMGYASESTSTSSTDNSSSKVLSSEVNDTTETTTDESIPDALAMTKSDIFLLMNDMVNEGKLSQFQYEGLISRLEKVNTVEEATLVYSDANDLAKQNKELYQSSFDEKVYNTKHQLELLVQAGRLTQKQADEFVAKVDSSKTIDALDDIWAEIEKAVDKISTKATSTIETNITETSTTENDKKTETVAKIPNSSDKQSASLPKTGEKKSSVGLQLSLVASLFLVSILMKRKL; encoded by the coding sequence ATGAAAAAGTTAGTATTAGGTACAGTGATTATGGCTAGTTTGTTGGTAGGACAAATGGGTTATGCATCTGAATCAACCTCTACATCAAGTACAGATAATTCATCGAGTAAAGTACTAAGTTCCGAAGTAAATGATACAACAGAAACAACAACAGATGAATCAATTCCGGATGCATTAGCGATGACAAAATCTGATATTTTTTTATTAATGAATGACATGGTAAATGAGGGGAAACTCTCTCAATTTCAATATGAAGGATTGATTTCACGTTTAGAGAAAGTTAACACAGTAGAAGAGGCTACACTTGTTTATTCAGATGCAAATGATTTAGCAAAACAAAATAAAGAATTGTATCAATCATCATTTGATGAAAAAGTATATAATACCAAACATCAATTAGAGCTATTAGTTCAAGCTGGTCGATTAACACAGAAACAAGCGGATGAATTTGTTGCAAAAGTTGATAGTAGTAAAACGATTGATGCATTAGATGATATATGGGCTGAGATTGAAAAAGCGGTAGATAAAATATCAACAAAAGCCACAAGTACAATAGAAACGAATATAACAGAAACGAGTACAACAGAAAATGATAAAAAAACAGAAACAGTAGCTAAAATACCTAATTCTAGTGATAAACAATCAGCTAGTTTACCTAAAACAGGTGAAAAAAAATCTAGTGTTGGGCTACAATTAAGTTTAGTTGCTTCATTGTTCTTAGTAAGTATATTGATGAAAAGAAAATTATAG
- a CDS encoding aspartate kinase, translating to MTKRSVIKFGGTSVGDFSKIKNIASYLATRVEKVEELVVVVSAMGKTTDELLKNVDMLSKEPDQHDLALLLTTGEQQTISYISIALKALGINTKAMTGFQAGIKTKGNYMKSKILEVDNNVFEKAFESNNVVVVAGFQGMNEAGELTTLGRGGSDTTAVAIASSLGTPCEIYTDVAGVYGTDPRLYSAKRLDVVSFEEMMEMSALGAGVLETRSVEIAKNYNVPIYLGQTLSNERGTWIMPQEDILEQKAVTGVALDKDMHYVTFSYPKNDATLLKQLFTQLEKEEINIDMISQIVNTEGLQISFTMKDTDTLELKHIFDTLYQEFAELNYVVKSEYVKVSVIGSGMRDMSGVASKVFMTLLENDIEFYQVTTSEISISYVVDKANGVLAVGKLCAVFGL from the coding sequence ATGACAAAACGAAGTGTCATTAAATTTGGTGGAACGTCGGTTGGAGATTTTTCAAAAATTAAAAATATAGCTAGTTATCTAGCAACCCGGGTAGAAAAGGTAGAAGAATTAGTTGTTGTCGTCTCAGCTATGGGAAAAACTACAGATGAATTATTAAAAAATGTCGATATGTTATCTAAAGAGCCTGATCAACATGATTTAGCCTTACTTTTAACCACTGGAGAACAACAAACTATTTCTTATATATCTATTGCATTAAAAGCATTAGGAATAAACACTAAAGCTATGACAGGGTTTCAAGCAGGGATAAAAACTAAAGGAAATTATATGAAAAGTAAAATATTAGAAGTGGATAATAATGTGTTTGAAAAAGCTTTTGAATCAAATAACGTGGTCGTAGTAGCTGGATTTCAAGGAATGAATGAGGCGGGTGAATTAACAACACTAGGTCGGGGGGGAAGTGATACCACGGCTGTTGCAATTGCGTCTTCTCTTGGCACACCGTGTGAAATTTATACAGATGTAGCAGGCGTTTATGGTACTGATCCACGATTATATTCTGCTAAGCGTTTAGATGTTGTCAGTTTTGAAGAAATGATGGAGATGAGTGCATTAGGTGCAGGAGTACTGGAAACAAGAAGTGTCGAAATTGCTAAAAATTACAATGTACCCATTTATTTAGGGCAAACACTATCAAATGAAAGAGGGACTTGGATTATGCCACAAGAAGATATTTTAGAGCAAAAAGCTGTGACAGGAGTAGCACTAGATAAAGACATGCATTATGTTACATTTAGTTACCCAAAAAATGATGCTACGTTATTAAAACAATTATTTACTCAATTAGAAAAAGAAGAAATTAATATTGATATGATTTCTCAAATTGTCAATACGGAAGGTTTACAAATTTCATTTACGATGAAAGATACAGATACGTTAGAGTTAAAACATATTTTTGATACCTTATATCAAGAATTTGCTGAATTGAACTATGTGGTGAAATCAGAATATGTTAAGGTGTCTGTCATTGGGTCAGGAATGCGTGATATGTCAGGAGTAGCTAGTAAAGTATTTATGACTCTGTTAGAAAATGATATCGAGTTTTATCAAGTCACGACATCTGAAATTAGTATTTCGTATGTAGTGGATAAGGCAAATGGTGTTTTAGCTGTTGGAAAATTATGTGCAGTGTTCGGTTTATAA